In a single window of the Pelagibacterium sp. 26DY04 genome:
- a CDS encoding PQQ-binding-like beta-propeller repeat protein yields the protein MTSHLLKMVLVGTTALGLLATPTMAQSSIEDLAPVTDDMLANPDDGDWLAYGRAVDNYRFSPLDQINADNVGSLQMVWSRGLEAGPMQASPIVYDGIMFIANPGDTIQALDAVTGDLIWQYRRRLPDTNTLHSLGDRKRGISIYGDHLYFMSWDNYLVALDMKTGQLAWEVDRGQGTDLVSNTSGPIVANGVIIAGSTCQYSAFGCFISGHDAETGEELWRNTFIPQPGEEGDDTWGNDYESRWMTGVWGQVTYDPELDLVFYGSSGTGPASEVQRGTPGGTLYGTNTRFAVRPETGEIVWRHQTLPRDNWDQECTFEMIVAETDVNPSEEMDGFLAMGEDASGEARRVLTGVPCKTGTMWQFDAETGEFLWARDTVHQTMIESIDETGLVTVNEDVILDEIGVPVEHCPAYLGGRDWPPSAFNPNTGIYYIPLSNVCQISTPRDNEPTALDVYNTDSQYTLPPDETNVGRIDAIDISTGETVWSWEQPAAQYSPVMATAGNLLFTGGGDRYVKAFNAETGDMLWRSRLASDASGHAVTYEVDGRQYVAIPAGPAGFSRNLMIAEGNVDQGGTSSAIYVFALPEE from the coding sequence TTGACTTCTCATCTTTTGAAAATGGTTCTGGTCGGGACCACAGCCTTGGGGCTGCTGGCCACCCCGACCATGGCGCAGTCCTCGATCGAGGATCTCGCCCCGGTGACCGACGACATGCTGGCCAATCCGGATGACGGTGACTGGCTGGCCTATGGCCGCGCCGTCGACAACTACCGGTTCAGCCCACTCGATCAGATCAATGCCGACAATGTCGGCAGTCTGCAGATGGTATGGTCCCGTGGCCTCGAAGCAGGTCCGATGCAGGCTTCGCCCATCGTCTATGACGGCATCATGTTCATCGCCAATCCCGGCGACACCATCCAGGCTCTCGACGCGGTGACCGGCGATCTCATCTGGCAGTACCGCCGCCGTCTGCCCGACACCAACACCCTGCACTCGCTGGGCGACCGCAAGCGCGGCATCTCCATCTATGGCGACCACCTCTACTTCATGAGCTGGGACAACTATCTGGTTGCCCTCGACATGAAGACCGGCCAGCTCGCCTGGGAAGTCGACCGCGGCCAGGGCACCGACCTTGTCTCCAACACCTCGGGCCCGATCGTTGCCAATGGCGTCATCATCGCCGGCTCGACCTGCCAGTACTCGGCCTTCGGCTGCTTTATCTCTGGTCACGATGCGGAAACCGGTGAAGAGCTTTGGCGCAACACCTTCATTCCCCAGCCGGGCGAAGAAGGTGACGACACCTGGGGCAACGACTACGAATCGCGCTGGATGACCGGCGTCTGGGGCCAGGTCACCTACGATCCCGAACTCGACCTGGTCTTCTACGGCTCGAGCGGCACGGGCCCCGCTTCCGAAGTGCAGCGCGGCACTCCCGGCGGCACGCTCTATGGCACCAACACCCGTTTCGCGGTTCGTCCCGAAACCGGTGAAATCGTCTGGCGCCACCAGACCCTGCCCCGCGACAACTGGGACCAGGAATGCACGTTCGAAATGATCGTGGCCGAAACCGACGTCAATCCGTCCGAGGAAATGGACGGTTTCCTCGCCATGGGTGAGGACGCCTCGGGTGAAGCTCGCCGCGTTTTGACGGGCGTGCCCTGCAAGACCGGCACCATGTGGCAGTTCGATGCCGAGACCGGCGAATTCCTCTGGGCCCGCGACACCGTCCACCAGACCATGATCGAAAGCATCGACGAGACCGGCCTGGTCACCGTCAATGAAGACGTGATCCTGGACGAGATCGGGGTTCCGGTCGAGCACTGCCCGGCCTATCTCGGTGGCCGCGATTGGCCGCCTTCGGCGTTCAACCCCAACACCGGCATCTACTACATCCCGCTCAGCAATGTGTGCCAGATCTCGACGCCGCGTGACAACGAACCGACAGCGCTCGACGTCTACAACACCGACTCCCAGTACACGCTGCCGCCCGACGAAACCAATGTCGGCCGGATCGACGCCATCGACATTTCGACCGGCGAAACCGTGTGGAGCTGGGAACAGCCCGCTGCTCAGTACTCGCCCGTCATGGCGACTGCCGGCAATCTGCTGTTCACCGGTGGCGGCGACCGCTACGTCAAGGCGTTCAACGCCGAGACCGGTGACATGCTGTGGCGCTCGCGCCTGGCTTCGGACGCTTCGGGCCATGCGGTGACCTATGAAGTCGATGGCCGCCAGTACGTCGCCATCCCGGCAGGTCCGGCAGGGTTCTCGCGCAATCTGATGATCGCCGAAGGCAATGTCGACCAGGGTGGCACCAGCTCTGCCATCTACGTCTTCGCCCTGCCCGAAGAATAA
- a CDS encoding HAMP domain-containing sensor histidine kinase codes for MTRRRWNSLTVRLTRKLVLWQVVTLVIFALIASIPASRFEFGVGLDDRVVKVIADAVRLEDGSLAMASTKDLEAVRRTHPDFWFHVASNTYAGISGGPIPPDFAPAIDNVIYVSYADFGSYDQPNINPAIIRQANTEAGPVHIATGGGPRFEGVSLGLLLANRYFVGFSAALSLMLMIAIPITLQRELRGLSRAADEAGRIDVDQRGVRLSQREIPEEMLPLVRAINAALARLDEGIERRQRFMADAAHELRTPIAILQMRIDLLPRGAEREQLLLDVARLSNLADQLLDLQRIDMGQSNFDTFDLVKLAESATADMAPLVIAADDEISFESDAEHVLVRGDRVALSRAVTNLIQNAITHAGAAARIIVSVGPSGTVTVSDNGPGISPEQRTRIFDPFYRVKPSTRGAGLGLNLVQEIVLRHRGTIKATDSKLGGAAFTIALPLDEPTET; via the coding sequence ATGACCCGCCGGCGCTGGAATTCGCTCACGGTTCGGCTAACGCGCAAACTCGTGCTCTGGCAGGTCGTAACGCTTGTCATCTTCGCATTGATCGCTTCGATTCCCGCTTCCCGTTTCGAGTTCGGTGTCGGGCTCGATGACCGGGTCGTCAAGGTCATCGCCGATGCGGTTCGGCTGGAAGACGGCAGCCTCGCGATGGCATCCACCAAGGACCTCGAGGCGGTCCGCCGCACGCATCCCGATTTCTGGTTCCATGTGGCAAGCAACACCTATGCAGGCATAAGCGGGGGCCCCATCCCGCCCGATTTCGCGCCGGCCATCGATAACGTCATCTACGTTTCCTATGCAGATTTCGGCAGCTACGATCAGCCAAACATCAACCCCGCGATCATCCGGCAGGCCAATACCGAGGCCGGCCCCGTTCATATCGCCACGGGCGGGGGACCGCGCTTTGAGGGCGTATCGCTCGGGCTGCTCCTGGCAAACCGCTATTTCGTCGGCTTTTCGGCTGCCCTGAGCCTTATGTTGATGATCGCGATTCCCATAACGCTGCAGCGCGAATTGCGGGGGCTCAGCCGCGCCGCCGACGAAGCGGGGAGGATCGACGTGGACCAGCGCGGCGTCCGGCTTTCCCAGCGGGAAATCCCTGAGGAAATGCTGCCGCTGGTACGCGCGATCAACGCCGCCCTGGCACGCCTCGACGAGGGGATCGAGCGGCGCCAGCGCTTCATGGCCGACGCGGCCCACGAGTTGCGCACGCCCATCGCCATCCTGCAGATGCGGATCGACCTGTTGCCGCGGGGCGCAGAGCGCGAGCAATTGCTCCTCGACGTGGCACGGCTCTCCAATCTCGCCGATCAATTGCTCGATCTCCAGCGTATCGATATGGGGCAATCCAATTTCGACACCTTCGATCTCGTCAAACTTGCCGAAAGCGCCACCGCAGATATGGCTCCGCTGGTTATCGCCGCCGATGACGAGATCTCGTTCGAGAGCGATGCGGAACACGTTCTTGTGCGCGGTGACCGGGTAGCGCTCAGCCGGGCGGTCACCAATCTCATCCAGAACGCGATAACCCATGCCGGCGCCGCCGCCCGAATCATTGTCAGTGTCGGCCCCTCGGGCACCGTGACGGTCAGTGACAACGGGCCTGGCATTTCCCCCGAGCAGCGCACCCGGATCTTCGACCCGTTCTATCGCGTCAAGCCCAGCACCAGGGGGGCCGGCCTTGGCCTCAACCTTGTCCAGGAGATCGTTCTGCGCCATCGCGGCACGATCAAGGCGACCGATTCCAAATTGGGCGGTGCCGCCTTTACCATCGCCCTCCCGCTTGACGAGCCAACCGAAACCTGA
- a CDS encoding kelch repeat-containing protein, producing the protein MVRLGLMRIVAAALLATGAVAHEITGQWATGPDGPQPRSEMAVVQDGETAYLIGDYNGAREVLIYDLEAQGWTVGPQFPYPVHHPMAAALDGRVYVFGGYVDGWQASDAVWVLDTQTLQWSEAEPMPAPRAAGGAAVIDGRIHVVAGSVSGAANVDAHEIYNPASDSWEQAAPIPTPRDHLGVVAVDGQLVTIGGRVDGDPAFNLDTVEIYDPATDRWRDGAPMPTARSGVAATVLDGRVYVFGGETREITFDAAEAYDPAADSWQVLPPLPTARHGFGAVVHDGAVVTLMGAPTAGGDRSVVVETFEASAPDI; encoded by the coding sequence ATGGTCAGATTGGGCCTGATGCGGATCGTGGCGGCGGCGCTGCTTGCCACCGGAGCGGTTGCCCATGAGATCACTGGACAATGGGCGACAGGGCCGGACGGGCCTCAACCCCGCTCGGAGATGGCGGTGGTGCAGGATGGCGAAACCGCCTACCTCATCGGCGATTATAACGGCGCACGCGAAGTGCTCATCTACGACCTTGAGGCTCAGGGCTGGACGGTGGGGCCGCAATTTCCCTATCCGGTTCACCATCCCATGGCCGCCGCGCTCGACGGGCGTGTCTATGTGTTCGGGGGCTATGTGGATGGGTGGCAGGCCAGCGACGCGGTGTGGGTGCTCGATACGCAAACGCTGCAATGGAGCGAAGCCGAACCCATGCCCGCGCCGCGCGCCGCGGGTGGGGCTGCCGTCATCGACGGCCGTATCCATGTGGTCGCCGGCTCGGTATCGGGCGCGGCCAATGTCGATGCGCATGAAATCTACAATCCGGCCTCCGATAGCTGGGAACAGGCCGCCCCCATACCCACGCCGCGCGATCATCTGGGGGTTGTCGCGGTGGACGGTCAGTTGGTGACGATCGGCGGCCGGGTCGATGGCGATCCCGCATTCAATCTCGACACGGTGGAGATCTACGATCCGGCGACCGATCGTTGGCGGGACGGAGCGCCGATGCCCACGGCGCGCAGCGGTGTCGCCGCCACGGTTCTTGATGGCCGGGTTTATGTCTTTGGCGGCGAAACGCGGGAAATCACCTTCGATGCCGCCGAGGCGTATGATCCCGCCGCCGATAGCTGGCAAGTCTTGCCGCCGCTTCCCACGGCCCGCCATGGTTTCGGCGCCGTCGTTCATGATGGTGCTGTCGTTACGCTGATGGGGGCTCCAACCGCCGGCGGAGATCGTTCGGTCGTCGTGGAAACCTTCGAGGCTTCCGCTCCCGATATCTAG
- a CDS encoding cytochrome c: protein MFNSVGLGRVGRTVLVAAGIAALAGTSVAFDNMTPEQRAALETAQAEATPAAEAGTETTADAGGERTIFDGVYTEAQADRGMEFFNSDCSGCHGNTARGGPGSPGLVAYTLDSKYADQPLFNYWDFMRNNMPPGNAGWFTDQEYADITAYLLELHGAPAGDTELEGTQEALSTIMIVPTPES from the coding sequence ATGTTTAACTCCGTTGGTCTGGGCCGCGTGGGCCGGACCGTGCTTGTCGCCGCAGGCATTGCCGCGCTTGCGGGCACCTCGGTCGCGTTCGACAATATGACGCCCGAGCAGCGCGCCGCGCTTGAAACCGCCCAGGCCGAAGCAACCCCCGCCGCCGAGGCCGGCACGGAAACGACCGCCGATGCGGGCGGCGAACGCACCATCTTCGATGGGGTCTATACCGAAGCCCAGGCCGATCGCGGCATGGAGTTCTTCAACTCGGACTGCTCGGGTTGCCATGGCAATACCGCGCGCGGCGGCCCCGGCTCGCCCGGCCTCGTCGCCTATACCCTCGACAGCAAATACGCCGACCAGCCGCTGTTCAACTATTGGGATTTCATGCGCAACAACATGCCTCCGGGCAACGCGGGCTGGTTCACCGATCAGGAATACGCCGACATCACCGCCTACCTGCTCGAGTTGCATGGCGCGCCGGCCGGTGACACCGAACTCGAAGGCACCCAAGAGGCGCTTTCGACAATCATGATCGTTCCCACGCCGGAAAGCTGA
- a CDS encoding efflux RND transporter periplasmic adaptor subunit codes for MTDQIENNNHERSKKGRWRWIILALLAVAAVGAGAVFTGAWDLSPAAVPEEAAAEAEPVASEPRTMQLHPSEVYTVERSDLTASLNFTGTIQPAQSADISAQVSGIATAVNVQAGQSVQAGQILAQIDIRDLELQLRQQQATRDSTEVQLEAAEQTLERTRSSAERGITPQSTLDAAIAEVDQLRATLGSLQSQVEQVQTNIERATIRAPFSGTVSARMVEPGQVVSSGSVLFSIVDLSRITVDALVPLSGAAQVGIGQTATLSVQGLSNMEFQARVDRISPVAVEGTRSITVYLTLENPEASLRGGMFVTGQIVTASSPDALSVPQRALLGEEDARYVLAVEEGELVRKDVEVTQVWSRLDRVEIASGIEDGDTVVAMPLSGLEAGQPVAIEG; via the coding sequence ATGACCGACCAGATAGAAAACAATAATCACGAACGATCGAAAAAAGGTCGGTGGCGCTGGATCATCCTGGCGCTTTTGGCTGTGGCTGCCGTCGGCGCTGGCGCCGTGTTCACGGGAGCATGGGATCTTTCGCCTGCGGCCGTGCCCGAAGAGGCCGCGGCGGAAGCCGAACCGGTCGCTTCCGAGCCGCGCACGATGCAGCTCCATCCCAGCGAAGTTTATACCGTCGAGCGCAGCGACCTCACCGCGTCTCTCAATTTCACCGGCACCATCCAGCCGGCGCAATCGGCAGACATTTCAGCGCAGGTTTCGGGCATCGCGACGGCGGTCAACGTGCAGGCCGGGCAATCGGTGCAGGCCGGGCAGATCCTGGCCCAGATCGACATCCGCGATCTGGAACTGCAGTTGCGCCAGCAGCAGGCCACACGCGATTCGACGGAAGTTCAGCTCGAGGCGGCCGAGCAGACGCTCGAGCGCACGCGTTCGAGCGCCGAGCGCGGCATCACGCCGCAAAGCACCCTGGATGCGGCGATCGCCGAGGTCGATCAGTTGCGGGCAACGCTGGGTTCGCTCCAGTCCCAGGTCGAGCAGGTGCAGACCAATATCGAACGGGCGACCATTCGCGCGCCCTTCTCGGGAACCGTGTCGGCGCGCATGGTGGAGCCCGGCCAGGTCGTTTCGAGCGGCTCGGTGCTGTTTTCGATCGTCGATCTGAGCCGCATCACCGTCGATGCGCTGGTGCCGCTGTCGGGCGCCGCCCAGGTGGGCATCGGCCAGACGGCGACGCTTTCGGTCCAAGGGCTGAGCAATATGGAGTTTCAGGCCAGGGTCGATCGCATCAGCCCGGTCGCGGTCGAAGGCACGCGCTCGATCACCGTCTATCTCACGCTTGAAAATCCCGAAGCCAGCCTGCGCGGCGGAATGTTCGTGACCGGCCAGATCGTCACCGCCTCGTCTCCCGATGCGCTGTCGGTGCCCCAGCGGGCGCTGCTGGGCGAAGAAGACGCCCGCTACGTCCTTGCTGTCGAAGAGGGCGAGCTGGTGCGCAAGGATGTGGAGGTTACCCAGGTCTGGAGCCGTCTCGACCGCGTCGAGATCGCCAGCGGCATCGAGGATGGCGACACCGTGGTTGCCATGCCGCTCAGCGGACTGGAAGCCGGCCAGCCGGTAGCGATCGAGGGCTAA
- a CDS encoding efflux RND transporter permease subunit, with protein MFLTRISVGHPVFATMIMVAIMVFGLNAFSNLPIESTPEVNFPVVAVLTPYTGAAPEAVETEITEPIEDAVATLAGIETISSTSTSGHSTVIIQFTLETQSIQAAQEVRDRIAAVSLPDGADTPQVLRFDPNAQPIISLALSGAGLAMTDLTRLAEDVVSPALTNIDGVGSATVVGSTDEQVDVLIDLDRLNAYNIGVSEVVAAFQSDNMTMPAGSVVDGALVQTIQLNTELESFDDFLGVVVSSQGAETVTLGDVATIVPGQSEASGIALRNGEPALAINVSKVDGGNTVEIAGQIRAIVADLNADPSLQGASVDILQDTAEQIESDYHTLEATLMEGALLAVVIVFLFLNSWRSTVITALTLPIAILGTLAVISVLGFTLNVMTMLALTLSIGILIDDAIVVRENITRHLQMGKGHLRAALDGTNEIGLAVLATTLSICAVFLPLAFMEGIVGQFFLQFGVTVSVAVLISLFVAFTLDPMMSSVWYDPATDPNVKRGWFSRLIGKFEEGFEWVGERYKGVLGWSLRHRILTMLAAAGIFVSSFFLVPMVGFEFIPSNDASLVNVTVETPVGSSQDYTALKARQVETIARGIEGVESTYTNVNSGQASGENQATIAINLVEPAERVLSDSETLEVIREAVAVIPGADITLATGGGLGMGGSPIAINLRGGSVDTLNQAAEMVAEAIEAVPGTIDVGLSVQQAQPMLDIIMNRQAASDLGITAQQVGTAMNVMIAGQTASEWTNPAGDRIDVIVRLPEEERSDTSRLLDLPVAQQSTGSVPVSVALGQVADIDETFGPNEIEREAQQRQVTVSANVSDRILGEVIADVDAAIAELDLPAGVVINQGGDAEMLADTTSSMASALIMAIVFIYLVLASQFGSFLQPVAIMMALPLSLIGVLLGLMVGGSTLNMYSMIGFIMLMGLVVKNAILLVDNANQRMREGLPIREALIVAGGTRFRPIIMTTLAMIFGMLPLALALHPGSEQNAPMAHAVIGGLISSTLLTLLVVPVMLTYVDSFGRFVRRFLPKAPDDVHGHEEHEAPQHSA; from the coding sequence ATGTTTTTGACGCGGATCAGCGTAGGCCATCCGGTTTTCGCGACCATGATCATGGTCGCCATCATGGTGTTCGGCCTCAATGCCTTCAGCAATCTTCCCATTGAATCGACCCCGGAAGTGAACTTCCCGGTCGTCGCCGTGCTCACCCCCTATACCGGGGCGGCGCCCGAGGCGGTGGAGACCGAGATCACCGAGCCGATCGAAGATGCCGTGGCGACCCTTGCCGGTATCGAGACGATCTCGTCGACCTCGACCTCCGGCCATTCGACGGTCATCATCCAGTTCACGCTCGAGACCCAGAGCATCCAGGCCGCTCAGGAAGTGCGCGACCGTATCGCGGCGGTCTCGCTGCCCGATGGGGCCGATACCCCGCAGGTGCTGCGGTTCGACCCCAATGCCCAGCCCATCATCTCACTGGCGCTCAGCGGGGCGGGGCTGGCCATGACCGACCTCACCCGTCTGGCCGAAGACGTGGTTTCGCCCGCGCTCACCAATATCGACGGCGTGGGCAGCGCCACGGTGGTCGGCTCCACCGACGAGCAGGTCGACGTGCTGATCGATCTCGATCGGCTCAATGCCTACAATATCGGGGTCTCCGAGGTCGTTGCCGCCTTCCAGAGCGACAACATGACCATGCCGGCCGGTTCGGTGGTGGATGGCGCGTTGGTCCAGACCATTCAGCTCAATACCGAACTGGAAAGCTTCGATGATTTCCTGGGCGTCGTCGTCTCTTCCCAGGGTGCGGAAACGGTAACGCTGGGGGACGTGGCCACCATCGTGCCCGGCCAGTCCGAAGCGAGCGGCATCGCTCTGCGCAATGGCGAGCCGGCGCTGGCGATCAACGTCTCGAAGGTCGATGGCGGCAACACCGTCGAAATCGCCGGGCAGATCCGCGCCATCGTCGCCGACCTCAACGCCGATCCCTCGCTGCAGGGGGCCAGTGTCGATATTTTGCAAGATACCGCCGAGCAGATCGAATCGGACTACCACACGCTTGAAGCAACGCTCATGGAAGGTGCGCTGCTTGCCGTGGTGATCGTGTTCCTGTTCCTTAATTCGTGGCGATCCACCGTCATTACAGCACTGACCCTGCCTATCGCCATCCTGGGAACGCTCGCGGTGATTTCCGTGCTGGGCTTTACGCTCAACGTGATGACCATGCTGGCGCTCACGCTCTCGATCGGTATCCTGATCGATGACGCGATCGTCGTGCGCGAGAACATCACGCGCCACCTGCAAATGGGCAAGGGACACCTGCGTGCCGCGCTCGACGGCACCAACGAGATCGGGCTGGCCGTTCTGGCCACCACGCTCTCGATCTGTGCGGTGTTCCTGCCGCTCGCCTTCATGGAAGGCATTGTGGGGCAGTTCTTCCTCCAGTTCGGCGTTACCGTTTCGGTGGCGGTGCTGATCTCGCTGTTCGTTGCCTTCACCCTCGACCCGATGATGTCGAGCGTCTGGTACGATCCGGCCACCGATCCCAACGTCAAACGCGGCTGGTTCAGCCGGTTGATCGGAAAGTTCGAAGAAGGCTTCGAATGGGTCGGCGAACGCTACAAGGGAGTTCTGGGCTGGAGCTTGCGCCACCGGATCCTCACCATGCTGGCGGCGGCCGGGATTTTTGTCTCGAGCTTTTTCCTCGTGCCCATGGTTGGTTTCGAATTCATTCCCTCCAATGACGCGAGCCTCGTCAACGTCACTGTGGAAACCCCTGTCGGTTCGTCCCAGGATTATACGGCGCTCAAGGCGCGGCAGGTTGAAACCATCGCCCGCGGTATCGAGGGGGTGGAGAGCACTTATACCAATGTCAATTCCGGTCAGGCCTCGGGCGAAAACCAGGCGACCATCGCGATCAATCTGGTCGAGCCGGCCGAGCGCGTGCTGAGTGACAGCGAAACCCTGGAGGTGATCCGCGAGGCCGTGGCCGTCATTCCGGGAGCCGATATCACCCTTGCCACCGGCGGCGGTCTGGGTATGGGCGGCAGCCCCATCGCCATCAATCTGCGCGGCGGCTCGGTCGATACGCTCAACCAGGCGGCCGAAATGGTGGCCGAGGCCATCGAGGCGGTGCCCGGCACCATCGATGTGGGGCTCTCGGTGCAGCAGGCCCAGCCCATGCTCGACATCATCATGAACCGTCAGGCGGCGAGCGATCTGGGCATCACCGCCCAGCAGGTCGGCACCGCCATGAACGTGATGATCGCCGGTCAGACGGCGAGCGAATGGACCAATCCGGCCGGTGATCGCATCGATGTCATCGTGCGGCTTCCCGAGGAAGAGCGTTCGGACACCAGCCGGCTGCTCGACCTGCCGGTCGCCCAGCAATCCACCGGTTCGGTGCCGGTCTCGGTCGCGCTCGGCCAAGTCGCCGATATCGACGAGACGTTCGGTCCCAACGAGATCGAGCGCGAGGCCCAGCAGCGTCAGGTGACGGTTTCGGCCAATGTGTCGGATCGCATTCTTGGCGAGGTGATCGCCGATGTGGATGCGGCCATCGCCGAACTCGACCTGCCGGCGGGCGTGGTCATCAATCAGGGCGGCGATGCCGAAATGCTGGCCGATACCACCTCGAGCATGGCTTCGGCGCTGATCATGGCCATCGTCTTCATCTATCTGGTGCTGGCCAGCCAGTTCGGCAGCTTCCTGCAGCCGGTCGCCATCATGATGGCCCTGCCCCTGTCGCTGATCGGCGTTCTGCTTGGCCTGATGGTGGGCGGATCGACGCTCAACATGTACTCGATGATCGGCTTCATCATGCTCATGGGCCTGGTTGTCAAGAACGCCATCCTTCTGGTGGATAACGCCAACCAGCGCATGCGCGAGGGGCTGCCCATCAGGGAGGCGTTGATCGTTGCCGGTGGCACGCGGTTCCGGCCGATCATCATGACCACTCTGGCCATGATCTTCGGCATGTTGCCGCTCGCCCTGGCGCTGCATCCGGGCAGCGAGCAGAACGCTCCCATGGCGCACGCGGTGATCGGCGGGCTGATCAGCTCGACGCTTCTCACCCTGCTCGTCGTGCCGGTGATGCTCACCTATGTGGACTCGTTCGGACGCTTCGTACGCCGCTTCCTGCCCAAGGCGCCCGACGATGTCCACGGACATGAGGAGCACGAGGCGCCGCAGCACTCGGCTTGA
- a CDS encoding response regulator transcription factor: MRILLVEDEDAMAALLNAALAKHHIVVDHAGSLAIAEEASLANVHDAVLLDRKLPDGDGLSLIPRLRRINPSIPIIVLSALGSLDNRVTGLDNGADDYLAKPFSVDELLARLRAVLRRPAQVKHEALTIGGVEFESEHRQVKINGKPVELPRRELLALEALINRAGRTVSRDALEQAVYGFDDDIASNALDAHISRLRRKLAPAGVQIHGIRGIGYLLRVAQ, translated from the coding sequence ATGCGTATTTTGCTGGTTGAAGACGAAGATGCAATGGCTGCGCTGCTCAATGCGGCGCTGGCAAAGCATCATATCGTTGTCGATCACGCCGGCAGTCTTGCCATTGCCGAGGAAGCGAGCCTTGCCAATGTCCACGACGCCGTGCTGCTCGATCGTAAACTGCCCGATGGCGATGGATTGTCGCTGATCCCCCGGCTGCGCCGGATCAACCCTTCCATCCCCATCATCGTCCTCTCCGCCCTGGGTTCGCTCGACAATCGGGTCACCGGCCTCGACAACGGCGCCGACGACTACCTTGCCAAACCTTTTTCCGTGGACGAGTTGCTGGCCAGATTGCGCGCCGTTCTGCGCCGGCCTGCCCAGGTCAAGCACGAGGCGCTGACGATCGGCGGCGTCGAGTTCGAATCCGAACACCGGCAGGTCAAGATCAACGGCAAGCCGGTCGAGCTGCCGCGGCGGGAGCTCCTGGCCCTTGAGGCCCTGATAAATCGCGCCGGGCGAACCGTCTCGCGCGATGCGCTCGAACAGGCCGTCTATGGATTCGACGACGACATCGCTTCCAATGCGCTCGATGCCCACATCTCCCGCCTGCGGCGCAAGCTCGCTCCGGCCGGGGTGCAGATCCACGGCATACGCGGCATTGGCTATCTGCTAAGAGTGGCGCAATGA
- a CDS encoding helix-turn-helix domain-containing protein, translating into MSSFKQVAALSRGLTILRLVNEENESTVGSIHARSGLDKATIVRMLETLEHEGYVTRSGTGPFWRPTGLTITLASGYSAVRETGRLVSPVMADSREILKWPASFAIFDRDAMIIADTTQDWRGMMVSRHPSHRPPMLTTSLGRAYLAFMDDAEREALLSQFRLNPLGWNRIIAKPGCVEALIADIREKGYALGDEEYITATFGGDIWAIGVPVKGRTKLYGALSLMVLRRVIGPEEGVADLAPRLMAVAPRLAEALGG; encoded by the coding sequence ATGAGTTCGTTCAAGCAGGTAGCGGCGCTTTCGCGCGGCCTGACGATTTTGCGCCTCGTCAACGAGGAAAACGAATCCACCGTCGGCAGTATCCATGCACGGTCAGGGCTCGATAAGGCCACCATCGTGCGCATGCTCGAAACGCTCGAACATGAGGGGTATGTCACCCGCTCGGGGACCGGGCCGTTCTGGCGACCAACCGGGCTCACCATCACATTGGCTTCCGGCTATTCGGCCGTGCGCGAGACCGGAAGGCTGGTCAGTCCCGTCATGGCCGACAGCCGGGAAATTCTCAAATGGCCGGCTTCGTTCGCCATTTTCGACCGAGATGCCATGATCATCGCCGATACGACGCAGGATTGGCGCGGCATGATGGTCTCGCGCCATCCCAGCCACCGCCCGCCCATGCTCACGACGTCCCTGGGACGCGCCTACCTCGCTTTTATGGACGATGCCGAGCGGGAGGCTCTGCTCTCGCAATTCCGGCTCAATCCGCTGGGCTGGAACCGCATCATCGCCAAGCCAGGATGCGTCGAGGCGCTGATTGCCGACATTCGCGAAAAAGGCTACGCGCTGGGCGACGAGGAGTATATTACCGCCACGTTTGGCGGCGATATCTGGGCGATCGGCGTGCCCGTCAAAGGCCGGACCAAACTTTACGGCGCGCTGAGCCTGATGGTCCTCAGGCGCGTAATCGGCCCCGAGGAGGGTGTTGCCGATCTTGCTCCGCGCCTGATGGCCGTCGCTCCGCGTCTCGCCGAGGCGCTGGGCGGCTGA